The proteins below are encoded in one region of Amorphus orientalis:
- the mdoH gene encoding glucans biosynthesis glucosyltransferase MdoH, whose product MVYYYRLLTLAASLLLTFLAASLFFDYVASDDLEVLDLIRVALLAVTSFGIAWGASLAFSGLFAGAPKAPTLPGLPTKRTAVLVPIYNEDPFATFSRISAMDESLVTTGAEDVFDFVVLSDTRNDDIAAEEEAYFLRLVEERRGKGRMFYRRRPVNHGRKAGNIADFVRRSGAAYDFLLVLDADSLVEGETMVELARRMEAAPDVGLIQTLPKVINAKSLFGRSMQFASWFFAPAFSRGLAAVQGGTGAFWGHNAIIRTEAFAACCGLPRLSGKPPFGGDILSHDYVEAVLLSRGGWKLRLDTDLEGSYEEAPDDLMAFAKRDRRWCQGNLQHIRLLIAPGLPLWSRYFLLQGIMAYLASPLWLAFLVTSIMAPFFATGPVYFPEQGMLFPRFPHVDTSKALMLLATVAALLILPRLLILARASGQASDRGFSGTASVAWSTIVEVLWSSVMAPIMLLFQSRAVLQIVTGADGGWPVSARDEGVSLGEAWSGSWWMSAIGILTLTVAGVATPELLPWLLPVGVPMVLAPLVIYASATPRSGLSAARVGLFATPAELTVPRVVDRHRSVISRWGGRPPEDAEIPDAETTAIPTSEVEPGR is encoded by the coding sequence ATGGTCTATTACTACCGCCTCCTCACGCTCGCGGCGAGCCTGCTCCTGACCTTCCTCGCGGCTTCGCTGTTCTTCGACTATGTCGCCTCCGATGATCTGGAAGTGCTCGATCTGATCCGGGTCGCGCTTCTGGCGGTGACGTCGTTCGGCATCGCGTGGGGGGCGTCGCTCGCCTTCAGCGGTCTGTTTGCGGGAGCCCCGAAAGCCCCGACGCTGCCGGGTCTGCCGACCAAGCGCACGGCGGTTCTGGTGCCGATCTACAACGAGGACCCGTTCGCGACGTTTTCCCGGATCTCCGCCATGGACGAGAGCCTGGTGACGACGGGGGCGGAGGACGTGTTCGATTTCGTCGTCCTGTCGGACACGCGCAACGACGACATCGCCGCGGAAGAGGAAGCCTACTTCCTGCGCCTGGTGGAGGAGCGGCGCGGCAAAGGGCGCATGTTCTATCGCCGCCGGCCGGTCAATCACGGGCGCAAGGCGGGCAACATCGCCGACTTCGTGCGCCGATCGGGCGCAGCTTACGATTTTCTTCTGGTCCTCGATGCCGACAGTCTCGTGGAAGGCGAGACGATGGTCGAGCTGGCGCGCCGCATGGAGGCAGCGCCCGACGTCGGACTGATCCAGACCCTGCCGAAGGTCATCAACGCCAAATCGCTGTTCGGCCGGTCCATGCAGTTCGCCTCGTGGTTCTTCGCGCCGGCCTTTTCGCGCGGTCTCGCGGCGGTGCAGGGCGGAACCGGCGCGTTCTGGGGCCACAACGCCATCATCCGCACCGAGGCGTTCGCCGCCTGCTGCGGGCTTCCGCGCCTGTCGGGCAAGCCGCCGTTCGGCGGCGACATTCTGAGCCACGACTACGTGGAAGCCGTGCTTCTGTCGCGCGGCGGCTGGAAGCTGCGCCTCGACACCGATCTGGAGGGCTCCTACGAGGAGGCGCCCGACGACCTGATGGCGTTCGCCAAGCGCGACCGGCGCTGGTGCCAGGGCAACCTGCAGCACATCCGGCTTCTGATCGCGCCGGGCCTGCCGCTCTGGAGCCGCTACTTCCTGCTTCAGGGCATCATGGCCTATCTGGCTTCGCCGCTCTGGCTCGCCTTCCTGGTGACCAGCATCATGGCGCCCTTCTTCGCCACCGGCCCGGTCTACTTTCCCGAGCAGGGAATGCTGTTTCCCCGGTTCCCCCATGTCGACACGTCCAAGGCGCTGATGCTGCTGGCCACGGTCGCGGCCCTTCTGATCCTGCCGCGGCTGCTGATCCTGGCGCGCGCGTCCGGCCAGGCCTCCGACCGGGGGTTTTCCGGGACGGCTTCGGTCGCCTGGTCGACGATCGTGGAGGTGCTGTGGTCCAGCGTCATGGCGCCGATCATGCTCCTCTTCCAGAGCCGGGCGGTGCTTCAGATCGTGACGGGCGCCGACGGCGGCTGGCCGGTCTCCGCCCGCGACGAAGGGGTCTCGCTGGGCGAGGCCTGGAGCGGAAGCTGGTGGATGTCGGCGATCGGCATCCTGACCCTCACGGTCGCCGGCGTGGCGACCCCGGAGCTTCTGCCGTGGCTGCTGCCGGTCGGGGTCCCGATGGTGCTGGCGCCGCTGGTGATCTATGCGAGCGCCACGCCCCGAAGTGGACTGTCCGCCGCCCGAGTGGGCCTGTTCGCCACCCCTGCCGAGCTGACGGTGCCACGGGTGGTCGACCGTCATCGCTCGGTGATCTCGCGCTGGGGCGGCCGTCCGCCGGAAGATGCCGAGATCCCGGACGCGGAGACCACCGCCATTCCGACGTCAGAGGTCGAACCGGGCCGATAG
- a CDS encoding glucan biosynthesis protein, whose translation MITRRSVIGGLSGAIASSALIGSARAQDTAAEPSADPNSNAFSFDALTERMKARAAEAYTPPSSSVPDHIRQLDYEAYKQVAFRPDRAIWEGTDLPFRLQAFHTGWLFNEPVRLFEVVDGEARELTFSTEDFEYRPPLDAETFRNTELPGVAGFRVHFPLNRADVFDEVIAFQGASYFRAVGYGNVYGISARGLAIDTASSREEEFPRFTEFYIERPTPQSRQIRIYAALDSESVTGAYAFTVTPGRDTITDVTARLFFRNDVQRLGVAPMTSMFLYGENNRATFDDYRARVHDSEGLRIVRNNGDEIWRHLNNPRVLANSFFGEENPVSFALNQRHRAFADYEDAEARYDKRPSLRVEPRHGFEKGHVQLVEIPADADHMDNIVAFWTPADPIQAGASPEYAYRMVWGDAGSEESTLALAVSTRTGIGGTSGSRDDSIRKFVVDFSGGMLRGLRPDAPVTPATYVGGGEVVTSSLARVEDGLWRFAIDIRPEGERPVEMAVRLTVADRPLTETWLYQWRRGDENRRD comes from the coding sequence ATGATCACGCGTCGATCGGTGATCGGTGGACTGTCAGGGGCAATTGCGTCCAGCGCCCTGATCGGATCCGCCCGTGCCCAGGACACGGCGGCGGAGCCTTCAGCCGATCCCAATTCAAACGCGTTTTCCTTCGACGCACTGACCGAGCGGATGAAGGCGCGCGCCGCGGAAGCCTACACGCCGCCGTCGTCAAGCGTTCCCGATCACATCCGGCAGCTCGACTACGAAGCCTACAAGCAGGTGGCGTTTCGTCCGGACCGGGCTATCTGGGAAGGAACGGACCTGCCGTTCCGGCTCCAGGCGTTCCATACGGGCTGGCTGTTCAACGAACCGGTGCGGCTGTTCGAGGTGGTCGACGGCGAGGCGCGCGAACTGACGTTCTCGACGGAGGATTTCGAGTACCGGCCGCCGCTCGACGCCGAGACGTTCCGGAACACCGAACTGCCGGGCGTGGCGGGCTTCCGGGTGCATTTTCCGCTCAACCGCGCCGACGTGTTCGACGAGGTGATCGCGTTCCAGGGGGCGAGCTATTTCCGCGCCGTGGGCTATGGCAACGTCTACGGTATCAGCGCCCGCGGGCTTGCCATCGACACCGCCTCCTCGCGGGAGGAGGAGTTTCCGCGCTTTACCGAATTCTACATCGAGCGGCCGACCCCGCAGTCCCGCCAGATCCGCATCTATGCGGCCCTCGACAGCGAGAGCGTGACCGGTGCCTACGCCTTCACCGTCACGCCCGGCCGCGACACGATCACCGACGTGACGGCGCGCCTGTTCTTCCGCAACGACGTGCAGCGGCTCGGCGTGGCACCGATGACGTCCATGTTCCTTTATGGCGAGAACAACCGGGCCACGTTCGACGACTACCGGGCCCGGGTGCACGACAGCGAGGGGCTGCGGATCGTCCGCAACAATGGCGACGAGATCTGGCGCCATCTGAACAATCCGCGCGTCCTGGCGAACTCCTTCTTCGGCGAGGAGAATCCGGTCTCCTTTGCGCTGAACCAGCGTCACAGGGCGTTCGCCGACTACGAGGATGCGGAAGCGCGCTACGACAAGCGGCCGTCGCTGCGGGTCGAACCCCGGCACGGCTTCGAGAAAGGCCACGTGCAGCTCGTTGAAATTCCCGCCGACGCCGATCACATGGACAACATCGTGGCGTTCTGGACGCCGGCCGACCCGATCCAGGCCGGCGCATCGCCCGAATATGCCTACCGGATGGTCTGGGGAGACGCGGGTTCGGAAGAGAGCACGCTGGCGCTGGCCGTCTCGACGCGAACCGGCATCGGCGGCACGTCCGGCAGCCGGGACGACAGCATCCGGAAGTTCGTGGTGGATTTTTCCGGCGGCATGCTCCGCGGATTGCGGCCCGACGCGCCCGTCACCCCGGCCACCTATGTGGGCGGCGGCGAGGTGGTGACGTCGTCGCTCGCCCGCGTCGAGGACGGTCTCTGGCGTTTTGCCATCGATATTCGTCCGGAAGGGGAACGACCTGTCGAGATGGCCGTTCGTTTGACTGTTGCAGACCGCCCACTGACCGAAACCTGGCTCTATCAATGGAGGCGTGGTGATGAGAACCGACGCGACTGA
- a CDS encoding glucan biosynthesis protein: protein MMDRTDGLRMDRRQMLTGAASLLAALGLPALATAARAQGGLPMEAAQPYSFDALRTRARRLASSPYVAPPVPHSELLETVDFDAYQTITFKPSMTVEETPDPVRLFHLGRYFKTPVRLYLVEGDREREIAYHHDAFGYDDPDLEAKLPDDLGYAGFRLMNPDGRTDFLAFLGSSYFRSSGPEGQYGLSARGLAIDTGLSRPEEFPRFSAFWLHAGAEGEPFVIDALLESESVTGAYRFKVSTPDAILMDVDAYLYVRKDVERLGVAPLTSMFWYSEANRHQATDWRPEVHDSDGLALWTGSGERIWRPLNNPKVVRTSTFTDADPKGFGLLQRDRVFGHYEDDGAFYDKRPGLWVEPLSDWGEGEVQLVEIPTDDEIYDNIAAYWKPAQPVRSGDALHFAYRLHWVSKEPYPPEPVAHVVATRIGRAGVPGQERSDGKKFAIDFTGGPLDGMEQRFDIDAVVDASRGEVSGSYVVKVVGTDRWRAVFDLEASGSDPVELRCYLKLGDQVLTETWMYQYLPFDFAG, encoded by the coding sequence ATGATGGATCGGACGGACGGACTGCGGATGGATCGGCGGCAGATGCTGACCGGGGCCGCGAGCCTTTTGGCGGCGCTCGGACTGCCGGCGCTGGCGACGGCGGCGCGGGCGCAGGGTGGGCTGCCTATGGAGGCGGCCCAGCCCTACAGCTTCGACGCGCTCAGGACGCGGGCGCGCAGGCTGGCTTCCTCGCCCTACGTCGCCCCGCCCGTGCCCCATTCGGAGCTTCTGGAGACGGTCGACTTCGACGCCTACCAGACGATCACGTTCAAGCCGTCGATGACGGTCGAGGAGACGCCGGACCCGGTCCGGCTGTTTCATCTCGGCCGCTACTTCAAGACCCCGGTCCGGCTCTATCTGGTCGAGGGCGACCGCGAGCGCGAGATCGCCTACCACCACGACGCCTTCGGCTACGACGACCCGGACCTGGAGGCGAAGCTGCCCGACGATCTGGGCTATGCCGGCTTCCGGCTGATGAACCCGGACGGCCGGACCGATTTCCTCGCCTTCCTCGGCTCCAGCTACTTCCGCTCGTCCGGCCCGGAGGGCCAGTACGGACTGTCGGCGCGGGGGCTCGCGATCGATACGGGACTTTCCCGGCCGGAGGAGTTTCCCCGCTTCTCCGCCTTCTGGCTGCATGCCGGGGCGGAGGGGGAGCCGTTCGTCATCGACGCGCTTCTGGAAAGCGAGAGCGTCACCGGGGCCTACCGGTTCAAGGTCTCCACGCCCGATGCGATCCTGATGGACGTCGATGCCTATCTCTATGTGCGCAAGGACGTCGAGCGGCTCGGCGTCGCGCCGCTGACCAGCATGTTCTGGTACTCCGAGGCCAACCGCCATCAGGCGACCGACTGGCGGCCGGAAGTCCACGACAGCGACGGGCTGGCGCTGTGGACCGGAAGCGGCGAGCGGATCTGGCGGCCGCTGAACAATCCGAAAGTGGTCCGCACCAGCACGTTCACCGATGCCGACCCGAAAGGCTTCGGACTTCTGCAGCGCGACCGCGTCTTCGGCCACTACGAGGACGACGGGGCGTTCTACGACAAGCGCCCCGGCCTCTGGGTCGAACCGCTTTCCGACTGGGGCGAGGGCGAGGTCCAACTGGTCGAGATCCCGACCGACGACGAGATCTACGACAACATCGCCGCCTACTGGAAACCGGCACAGCCGGTGCGGTCCGGCGATGCGCTTCATTTCGCCTACCGGCTGCACTGGGTCTCAAAAGAGCCGTATCCGCCGGAGCCGGTCGCCCACGTGGTGGCCACGCGGATCGGCCGGGCCGGCGTGCCCGGGCAGGAACGCTCCGACGGAAAGAAATTCGCGATCGACTTCACCGGCGGCCCGCTCGACGGCATGGAACAGCGGTTCGACATCGATGCGGTCGTCGACGCCTCGCGGGGCGAGGTCTCAGGCAGCTACGTGGTGAAGGTGGTGGGGACCGACCGCTGGCGCGCCGTGTTCGATCTGGAGGCGTCGGGAAGCGATCCCGTCGAGCTGCGCTGCTACCTGAAGCTCGGCGATCAGGTTCTGACGGAGACCTGGATGTACCAGTACCTGCCGTTCGACTTCGCGGGCTGA
- a CDS encoding TRAP transporter substrate-binding protein, with product MKHVNLSIALATGACVAAFTAAPAFAETLKLAHFVPPAHVVTGSVVEPLVEGVSADTNGELTIQVYPGGELGAGPMEQYVRALQGVADITWGLPGYTSSQFPKSMIVEMPNAIPDGMTGYDMLWNAYDAGHLDSEFPGTRPLAIWASEPSVFIMKDHEIRSPEDLQGLKVRVSGSVPGAMITALGGTPVQMPAGEIYNALQTGLIDGVVTGMSAVADFKLDEVANSYTVGAPLGHIMFYLVMNQGAYDALPEDQKAAIDNNSGRGLSRSGEEGWNARARETLEKVSADPDNTVIRLSEEEIAPFDTVATETRDRLIQEMGGEDVYAAMKGGN from the coding sequence ATGAAGCACGTCAATCTGAGCATCGCGCTGGCAACGGGCGCCTGCGTCGCCGCTTTCACGGCCGCGCCGGCCTTTGCCGAAACCCTGAAACTCGCCCATTTCGTGCCGCCGGCCCACGTGGTCACCGGATCGGTCGTCGAGCCGCTGGTCGAAGGCGTCTCCGCCGACACCAACGGCGAACTGACGATCCAGGTCTATCCCGGCGGCGAGCTGGGGGCCGGCCCGATGGAGCAGTATGTGCGCGCGCTCCAGGGCGTCGCCGACATCACCTGGGGCCTGCCGGGCTACACTTCGTCCCAGTTCCCCAAATCCATGATCGTGGAGATGCCGAACGCGATCCCCGACGGCATGACCGGTTACGACATGCTGTGGAACGCCTATGACGCGGGCCATCTCGACAGCGAGTTCCCGGGCACCAGGCCGCTGGCGATCTGGGCCTCGGAACCGAGCGTGTTCATCATGAAGGATCACGAGATCCGCTCGCCGGAAGATCTTCAGGGGCTGAAGGTGCGGGTGTCTGGCTCGGTTCCGGGCGCCATGATAACCGCCCTTGGCGGAACTCCGGTGCAGATGCCGGCCGGCGAGATCTACAACGCGCTGCAGACCGGGCTGATCGACGGCGTCGTCACCGGCATGAGTGCGGTGGCCGACTTCAAGCTCGACGAGGTGGCGAACTCCTACACCGTCGGCGCGCCGCTCGGGCACATCATGTTCTATCTGGTGATGAACCAGGGCGCCTACGACGCCCTGCCGGAAGACCAGAAGGCGGCCATCGACAACAACAGCGGCCGTGGCCTCTCCCGGAGCGGCGAGGAAGGCTGGAACGCCCGCGCCCGGGAGACGCTGGAAAAGGTCTCCGCCGACCCGGACAACACCGTCATCCGGCTGAGCGAGGAGGAGATCGCGCCCTTCGACACCGTCGCGACGGAGACCCGCGATCGGCTGATCCAGGAGATGGGCGGCGAGGACGTCTACGCCGCGATGAAGGGCGGGAACTGA
- a CDS encoding TetR/AcrR family transcriptional regulator has protein sequence MSRPDTRTAILEAAEDLFAERGFGSAPLREIARSAGVNVGSVTYHFGDKLGLLEAIYSAHTTPMNARRLELIGEAMRIRDDDQRLMAVLRAYVLPAFVASHDDAGGGARFTRVRAVLSAEGNPEARQIIARAFDATTRAFIDAVAGCLPGADRDAIVWRSQFLLGSLYYTLINPERITRLSDGRTDGADHQRAIDELVATSFASLRALTEPNAGHTAARTSLQSA, from the coding sequence GTGTCCCGTCCCGATACAAGAACCGCCATTCTGGAAGCCGCCGAGGACCTGTTCGCCGAGCGCGGATTCGGGTCGGCGCCCCTGCGCGAGATCGCCCGCTCCGCCGGCGTCAACGTCGGCAGCGTCACCTATCATTTCGGCGACAAGCTCGGCCTCCTGGAGGCGATCTACTCCGCCCACACGACGCCCATGAACGCCCGCCGTCTGGAGCTGATCGGCGAGGCCATGCGCATTCGCGACGACGACCAGCGGCTGATGGCGGTCCTGCGCGCCTACGTCCTGCCGGCCTTCGTCGCCTCCCACGACGACGCCGGCGGCGGAGCGCGCTTCACCCGGGTCCGGGCCGTGCTGTCGGCCGAAGGCAATCCGGAGGCCCGCCAGATCATCGCCCGCGCCTTCGACGCCACCACCCGTGCCTTCATCGACGCGGTCGCCGGCTGCCTGCCCGGCGCCGACCGCGATGCCATCGTCTGGCGCAGCCAGTTCCTGCTCGGCTCGCTCTACTACACCCTGATCAATCCCGAGCGGATCACCCGGCTGTCCGACGGACGAACCGACGGCGCCGACCATCAGCGCGCCATCGACGAACTCGTCGCAACAAGCTTCGCAAGCCTCAGGGCGCTGACCGAACCGAACGCGGGGCACACCGCGGCACGGACGTCGCTTCAGTCCGCGTGA
- a CDS encoding TRAP transporter small permease — translation MTLLRKAVDGLIDLSTAIGAAALILVALNILIDVVGRYFGAPLAGAQDISQMLMVLIVFGGMAVCDRNGGHVSMDVFEHWFPDRMNAWLDVLSALVGAAIFAGIAWTVYESSKISLMLNLATNIISLPKAWFQWALSAFAALTSLSMLLKAIRLALAPAGRAGEHTEEIL, via the coding sequence ATGACCCTTCTCAGAAAGGCCGTGGACGGGCTGATCGACCTGTCCACGGCGATCGGAGCGGCCGCACTCATCCTCGTCGCCCTGAACATCCTGATCGACGTGGTCGGCCGTTATTTCGGCGCGCCGCTGGCCGGCGCCCAGGACATCTCGCAGATGCTGATGGTGCTGATCGTGTTCGGCGGCATGGCCGTGTGCGACCGCAACGGCGGGCACGTCTCCATGGACGTGTTCGAGCACTGGTTTCCCGATCGCATGAACGCCTGGCTGGACGTGCTGTCGGCGCTGGTGGGCGCGGCGATCTTCGCCGGCATCGCCTGGACGGTCTACGAATCCTCGAAGATCTCGCTGATGCTCAATCTCGCCACCAACATCATCTCCCTGCCGAAAGCCTGGTTCCAGTGGGCGCTGTCGGCGTTCGCCGCACTCACGTCGCTCTCCATGCTCCTCAAGGCGATCCGTCTCGCCCTCGCCCCGGCCGGACGCGCCGGTGAGCACACCGAGGAGATCCTATGA
- a CDS encoding TRAP transporter large permease has product MSSALIGGLGLAGLIVLLVLRVPVAFAMFAVGFVGVSVLGSVDSALSLLASETFTLSSSAELVVIPLFILMGNIATVTGLSRKLYDAAYAIVGQVRGGLASATVVGCGGFAALCGSSVASALTMGKVSLAEMERFRYDPRLSTGSVAAGGTLGILIPPSTGFVVYAILTQQSIGRLFLAGVLPGILLALLFILLITVISTLRPDLGPVGPRTSLREKARALVAALPIILIILMTIGGIYGGIFSPVEAAAVGAALVILTGLITRRLSLADFWTAVRDSVMTTATVMLILISAHLLNPFLALSHIPQMVGGFLTGLDIGPYGILALILACYIVLGCFLEGFAMLVLTMPIFFPVITGLGFDPIWFGVLVVLSLEMGLISPPVGVNCFIVKSVAPSVPLRTVFIGILPFWAMMLVALVLLVMFPEIALILPDSMIG; this is encoded by the coding sequence ATGAGCTCGGCTCTGATCGGCGGTCTGGGCCTTGCCGGCCTGATCGTCCTGCTCGTCCTCCGGGTGCCGGTGGCCTTCGCCATGTTCGCGGTCGGCTTCGTGGGCGTGTCGGTGCTCGGCAGTGTCGATTCCGCGCTGAGCCTGCTCGCCAGCGAGACCTTCACCCTCTCCTCCAGCGCGGAGCTGGTGGTGATTCCGCTGTTCATCCTGATGGGCAACATCGCCACCGTCACCGGCCTCAGCCGCAAGCTCTACGACGCGGCCTACGCCATCGTCGGCCAGGTGCGCGGCGGCCTCGCCTCCGCCACCGTGGTCGGATGCGGCGGCTTCGCCGCGCTGTGCGGATCGTCCGTGGCCTCGGCGCTGACCATGGGCAAGGTGTCGCTGGCCGAGATGGAGCGGTTCCGCTACGACCCCCGGCTTTCCACCGGATCGGTCGCCGCCGGCGGGACGCTCGGCATCCTGATCCCGCCCTCGACGGGCTTCGTCGTCTACGCGATCCTGACCCAGCAATCGATCGGGCGCCTGTTCCTGGCCGGCGTCCTGCCGGGGATCCTGCTGGCGCTCCTCTTCATCCTTTTGATCACCGTGATCTCCACCCTGCGGCCGGACCTCGGACCCGTCGGCCCGCGCACCAGCCTGCGCGAAAAGGCGCGCGCGCTCGTCGCCGCGCTGCCGATCATCCTGATCATCCTGATGACCATCGGCGGGATCTATGGCGGGATCTTCTCGCCGGTGGAGGCGGCCGCCGTCGGTGCCGCCCTGGTCATCCTCACCGGACTGATCACCCGCAGGCTGTCGCTCGCCGACTTCTGGACCGCGGTCCGCGATTCCGTGATGACGACCGCCACCGTGATGCTGATCCTGATCTCCGCGCACCTTCTGAACCCGTTCCTGGCGCTCAGCCATATTCCGCAGATGGTCGGAGGCTTCCTCACCGGCCTCGACATTGGCCCCTACGGCATCCTTGCGCTGATCCTCGCCTGCTACATCGTGCTCGGCTGTTTCCTGGAAGGCTTCGCCATGCTGGTGCTGACGATGCCGATCTTCTTTCCGGTCATCACCGGGCTCGGCTTCGACCCGATCTGGTTCGGGGTGCTGGTGGTGCTCAGCCTGGAGATGGGCCTGATCAGTCCGCCGGTGGGCGTAAACTGCTTCATCGTGAAGTCGGTCGCTCCCAGCGTTCCGCTGCGCACCGTCTTCATCGGCATCCTGCCGTTCTGGGCGATGATGCTGGTCGCCCTGGTGCTTCTTGTGATGTTCCCCGAGATCGCGCTCATTCTGCCGGATTCCATGATCGGCTAG